One genomic window of Sporosarcina ureae includes the following:
- a CDS encoding rod shape-determining protein codes for MMFSKDIGIDMGTANVLIYVKDNGLVINEPAVIAIDKRTDEPVAFGVEAYQMIGRSPEYIQIIRPMKAGNIADFEMARVLIRHFLEKALGKSLRIKPHITICCKADTTRVEKSVIRQVMMGAGAKQVVIEEESKVAAIGAGMDISKPSGNMIVDLGAGTTDASVLSMGEIVSFEKTKIGGFHFDQCIIQHIRKKHNVYIGEKTAEQVKKDMGVVLKDGKKPSAMNVHGSDLATGIPKTIEVTAEEIHQALFLPINKIVETTRKALEETMPELAADIAQRGILLIGGGALLPGLDTLLSEHLNVPVFIAENALTCIAEGTGQLMDSVSKTSTRII; via the coding sequence ATGATGTTTTCAAAAGATATTGGGATAGACATGGGTACCGCCAATGTATTGATATATGTGAAAGACAACGGTCTCGTCATTAACGAACCGGCTGTTATTGCGATCGATAAACGTACGGATGAACCTGTAGCCTTTGGTGTAGAGGCCTATCAAATGATTGGTCGTTCACCGGAATATATTCAGATCATACGTCCAATGAAAGCTGGGAACATTGCGGATTTTGAAATGGCGCGTGTGTTGATCAGACACTTCCTCGAGAAAGCGCTAGGAAAAAGCCTGCGTATCAAACCTCACATCACGATATGCTGTAAAGCGGATACGACGCGAGTGGAAAAGAGTGTGATCCGCCAAGTGATGATGGGAGCCGGAGCCAAACAAGTCGTTATTGAAGAAGAATCGAAAGTGGCGGCGATTGGGGCAGGTATGGACATATCGAAGCCTTCAGGCAATATGATAGTCGATCTTGGTGCAGGCACGACAGATGCTTCCGTGCTGTCGATGGGAGAAATCGTTTCGTTTGAGAAAACGAAAATCGGTGGCTTTCATTTTGATCAATGCATTATCCAACATATACGAAAAAAACATAATGTGTATATAGGAGAAAAAACGGCAGAACAAGTGAAAAAAGACATGGGCGTTGTGTTGAAGGATGGAAAGAAACCGAGCGCGATGAACGTGCATGGTAGCGACCTTGCGACAGGTATTCCGAAAACAATTGAAGTGACGGCGGAAGAGATTCATCAGGCATTGTTTCTGCCAATCAATAAAATCGTCGAGACGACAAGAAAAGCACTGGAAGAAACAATGCCGGAGCTCGCTGCAGATATTGCACAGCGCGGCATCCTATTAATCGGAGGCGGTGCATTGCTTCCCGGATTAGATACTTTATTATCCGAACATCTCAATGTGCCGGTATTCATTGCGGAAAATGCGCTCACTTGTATAGCAGAAGGAACGGGACAGCTCATGGACTCGGTCAGTAAAACTTCAACACGCATAATTTGA
- a CDS encoding flagellar hook-basal body protein — translation MFRGFYTVGSGMIAQQRRTEMLSNNIANANTPGYKAEQSTIRAFPDMLMSRLDSTRVPTEKGLNFRNLSPVGELSTGVYMQETLPLFAQGQLRETEQKTDIALLDGPMEVNEETGVAGTVFFTLEGENGGQFYTRNGNFAVNAEGYLTNPSGLYVLDDAGNRIELTSDDIRVTDSGVIFAGQTEIATLGIAYSDGPDTLSKQDNGLYTTIDGNALPTGGTYTMQQGFLEDSNVDAARSMTDMLTAYRAFEANQKILQAYDRSMEKAVNEVGRVN, via the coding sequence ATGTTTCGTGGTTTTTATACAGTAGGATCAGGCATGATTGCACAGCAGCGTCGTACGGAAATGCTATCAAATAATATCGCGAACGCCAACACGCCAGGCTATAAGGCGGAGCAATCGACGATTCGTGCATTTCCTGACATGTTGATGTCTCGTTTGGATTCGACGCGCGTGCCGACGGAAAAAGGCTTAAACTTTAGAAATCTATCCCCAGTAGGCGAACTGTCGACAGGCGTGTATATGCAAGAAACTTTGCCTTTATTCGCGCAAGGCCAGTTGCGTGAAACGGAACAGAAGACCGATATCGCATTACTGGATGGACCGATGGAAGTCAATGAAGAAACAGGCGTTGCGGGAACGGTATTCTTTACGCTAGAAGGCGAGAATGGCGGTCAATTCTACACACGAAACGGTAATTTCGCTGTCAACGCAGAAGGGTACCTGACCAATCCATCCGGCTTATACGTCCTTGACGATGCGGGCAATCGGATCGAACTGACAAGTGATGATATTCGCGTGACGGATTCAGGAGTGATCTTCGCGGGACAAACGGAAATCGCGACACTAGGTATTGCCTACTCTGACGGACCGGACACATTATCTAAACAAGATAACGGGCTCTACACGACAATCGACGGCAATGCGTTACCGACTGGCGGTACGTACACGATGCAACAAGGATTTCTTGAAGATTCCAACGTCGATGCCGCGCGCTCGATGACGGATATGCTGACAGCCTACCGTGCATTTGAAGCCAATCAGAAAATCCTGCAAGCGTATGATCGCAGTATGGAAAAAGCGGTCAATGAAGTAGGACGAGTCAATTAA
- a CDS encoding flagellar hook-basal body protein yields the protein MIRTMTTATNTMNQLQQRLDLIGNNLSNVGTHGYKSSSATFQELLFQQINNDKADRARRSSDLGIRMGTGAHLGSLQMNWKVGSVQITDRQLDFALTEPKQHFNLIQPTDGGEEIIYSRKGNFYLSPTANGNNALVNEEGLAVADSAGRPIVFSGQATDYQIRPNGVLQVTTPQGTQEFNLGVTVLEKPDSMVQLSATTFGLPTDLAALGLTANDVLTEMTGARRNQIGLQNQALETSNVEYEKEMADLISTQRAYQFNARSVTMADQMMGLINGIR from the coding sequence ATGATTCGCACGATGACCACAGCGACCAACACGATGAACCAGTTGCAGCAACGTCTCGACTTGATTGGCAACAACTTATCGAACGTCGGTACACATGGATATAAATCCTCGTCTGCTACATTCCAGGAACTATTATTCCAACAAATCAATAATGACAAAGCAGATCGGGCCAGGCGTAGCTCAGATCTTGGCATTCGTATGGGGACCGGCGCACACCTCGGCAGCCTGCAGATGAACTGGAAAGTAGGCTCTGTACAAATTACGGACCGTCAGCTAGACTTTGCGTTAACGGAGCCGAAACAACATTTTAATTTGATCCAGCCAACAGACGGCGGAGAAGAAATCATTTATTCGCGTAAAGGGAATTTCTACTTGTCACCAACTGCAAATGGCAACAATGCGCTAGTCAATGAAGAAGGACTCGCAGTGGCGGATAGCGCGGGCCGTCCCATCGTCTTTTCTGGACAAGCGACCGATTATCAAATTCGTCCAAACGGTGTATTGCAAGTAACTACACCGCAAGGCACACAGGAATTTAATCTGGGTGTCACCGTCTTAGAAAAGCCAGATTCGATGGTTCAGCTTTCTGCAACCACTTTTGGTTTGCCAACAGATCTAGCAGCACTCGGGCTGACAGCAAATGATGTGTTGACAGAAATGACTGGTGCTCGACGAAATCAGATTGGCTTACAAAATCAAGCGCTCGAAACTTCCAACGTAGAGTATGAAAAAGAAATGGCAGATTTAATTTCGACGCAACGTGCCTATCAATTCAATGCACGTTCCGTAACAATGGCGGACCAGATGATGGGCTTAATTAACGGCATTCGCTAA
- a CDS encoding DNA-directed RNA polymerase subunit beta yields MTDKNSNFKKITEPLSPVKPFEPLKEPTEIEDPIELTETDPVATTEMDKDAITLSEPLATDKEVPEDIQSTTETEPLETAPDAPEQTLLSETEPVKRRSASNEGDVTFWKKMTSKWPRKKRSEKVAKPVSEMRWVQVRMIPIWLRLLLILLLMVLAAIAGTMVGFSVIGDGSAGDVFKKETWQHIFDIMNGK; encoded by the coding sequence ATGACAGATAAAAATTCAAATTTCAAAAAAATAACAGAACCACTTTCACCTGTGAAACCATTCGAACCATTGAAGGAACCAACAGAGATAGAAGATCCGATTGAGCTTACAGAAACAGATCCCGTTGCGACAACTGAAATGGACAAAGACGCAATTACGCTGTCAGAGCCTCTTGCAACAGACAAAGAAGTTCCGGAAGATATTCAGTCGACAACAGAGACAGAACCGCTAGAAACAGCTCCTGACGCACCAGAACAAACTCTTCTAAGCGAAACGGAGCCTGTGAAAAGACGATCTGCATCAAACGAGGGCGACGTGACATTCTGGAAGAAGATGACGTCAAAATGGCCACGAAAAAAACGTTCCGAAAAAGTTGCAAAACCGGTAAGCGAAATGCGTTGGGTTCAAGTACGCATGATTCCCATCTGGCTACGATTGCTACTTATACTGTTGTTAATGGTCTTAGCGGCAATAGCAGGTACAATGGTTGGTTTCAGTGTAATCGGCGACGGCTCAGCAGGCGATGTCTTCAAAAAAGAGACATGGCAGCATATTTTTGATATCATGAACGGTAAATAG
- the fabZ gene encoding 3-hydroxyacyl-ACP dehydratase FabZ — protein sequence MLNAQQIQEIIPHRYPFLLVDRIEELEEGKRAVGLKNVSINEDFFNGHFPGYPVMPGVLIVEALAQVGAVALLKKEENKGRLAFFAGIDNCRFKRQVVPGDTLRLEVEIVRLRGTIGKGKAIATVEGEVACEADITFALGPVQEQ from the coding sequence ATGCTAAATGCTCAACAAATACAAGAAATCATCCCGCATCGCTATCCATTCTTGCTCGTCGATCGCATCGAAGAACTCGAAGAAGGCAAGCGCGCAGTCGGGTTAAAAAATGTTTCAATCAATGAAGACTTCTTCAACGGCCACTTCCCGGGCTACCCAGTAATGCCAGGAGTCCTAATCGTGGAAGCACTCGCTCAGGTAGGCGCAGTCGCTTTACTCAAAAAAGAAGAAAACAAAGGCCGTTTAGCATTTTTTGCAGGCATCGACAACTGCCGTTTCAAGCGTCAAGTCGTACCAGGCGACACGCTTCGTCTCGAAGTAGAAATCGTCCGCTTGCGTGGAACCATTGGAAAAGGAAAAGCAATCGCAACCGTCGAAGGCGAAGTGGCATGTGAAGCAGACATTACATTCGCACTCGGACCTGTTCAAGAGCAATAA
- a CDS encoding YwpF family protein → MKTFKMISVEVLQESGVLAFPLFDGIIINQENSHRLWVLELFIDAKYKDIMEKWKAEETLLTVRVVISYPGNEPASFDVAVENWRQIGDRISVLMKGRLKRVRSKYPEYLLEELLAEGLEGDALLEQFQTAMWDRPKLKRDMEMDEKTKL, encoded by the coding sequence TTGAAGACGTTTAAGATGATTTCGGTGGAAGTGCTTCAGGAGAGTGGCGTGCTTGCGTTTCCGCTGTTTGACGGCATTATCATCAACCAGGAGAACAGTCACCGTTTGTGGGTGCTTGAGCTGTTCATTGATGCCAAGTATAAGGATATTATGGAAAAGTGGAAAGCCGAGGAGACGTTGTTGACCGTCCGCGTCGTCATTTCGTATCCTGGCAACGAGCCCGCTTCGTTCGATGTGGCGGTTGAAAACTGGCGTCAGATTGGTGACCGCATTTCCGTGCTAATGAAGGGACGTCTGAAGCGTGTCCGTTCGAAGTATCCGGAATATTTGCTTGAAGAATTGTTGGCTGAAGGTTTGGAAGGCGATGCGTTGCTCGAGCAATTCCAAACGGCGATGTGGGATCGGCCGAAGTTGAAGCGCGATATGGAGATGGATGAGAAGACGAAGTTGTGA
- a CDS encoding single-stranded DNA-binding protein — protein sequence MNQVALVGRITKDLVLKEHSSGRVNTTFALAVNRSFKNANGEIATDFVPCSVWGRSAENLVRHCGKGSLVGVSGSIQTRNYEREDRSKVYIMEVMCSDIRFLSKSSKPQQAEMKTHSSTEPERFEEAKSTETALPIF from the coding sequence GTGAACCAAGTGGCTTTAGTAGGGCGCATCACCAAAGACCTCGTATTAAAAGAACACTCGTCAGGACGTGTCAATACCACGTTCGCCCTCGCTGTCAATCGTAGCTTCAAAAACGCAAACGGGGAAATAGCAACCGACTTCGTGCCGTGCTCCGTTTGGGGACGATCCGCCGAAAACCTAGTCCGTCACTGCGGCAAAGGATCGCTCGTAGGCGTCAGTGGAAGCATTCAGACCCGGAACTACGAAAGGGAAGACCGTTCGAAAGTGTATATCATGGAAGTCATGTGCAGCGATATCCGCTTTCTTTCGAAGTCATCCAAACCTCAACAGGCAGAAATGAAAACGCATTCATCTACTGAGCCCGAACGTTTTGAAGAAGCGAAATCAACCGAAACCGCACTACCTATTTTTTAA
- a CDS encoding DEAD/DEAH box helicase yields MTDSNILQLSLELTLQEGQDGIFIVSANVAGETRKIDADMLVSYLFYSDEPTMYGMLVEQRDNWLDISIDMLLRLFSSGSHPYVQYAGATTNDQQILTAIREAATLWNDPALFSYVEANESGLSFDLDQTHLSQQAGRYISLAMRGQLATLGVSMADFPALLPHFQQYGWPNTEKSKLPFRVALRLTEPEIDGTDWLLETILISDRGAQWSPAIGKIAGSIENALPAKRKPYAEEIEERQSEMVGIFRSVEWYEPRQFMHVPLNDAQVRIFIQEDLPLCQAFDYPVILPAWLKTVTETKLKIRTSAGMQSYRSSASLDQVLSFDWQFSLAGEKIDKNQFQKMVDENREYIRAGDEWFHLDPAWLKRIRELMEQVDDGEWTVKDLLFNEVPEEIAPVYDEEEEDDPLVAFSMQQSLRKVMNMLHDKKGLPAVAVPETLHAELRPYQQEGFEWLHFMRDNKFGAVLADDMGLGKTVQLITYLLYVHNLPETDSPSLIICPTSVMGNWQKELERFAPSLNVHVHYGTNRAREEQFADIMSKRQTHIILTTYGTATQDGEMLSMYEFANVTIDEAQNIKNLQTKQSRAIRKLRGGHHIALTGTPIENRLSELWAIFDFIHKGYLGSFRKFSEEFIVPIERDDLEAEKRKLRARIQPFMMRRTKNDPELRLNLPEKLEQNEYVPLTPEQAALYESFVSETKFKLETLTGFERKGLILKMLSRLKQLCNHPALFLKEPPAPAAELTNRSNKMARIVSMAAEIAANGEQCLIFTQYIGMGQMIRQCLSELHGIDVPFLTGSMPKGQRDALVEAFQNGEFPIFILSLKAGGTGLNLTQANHVLHADRWWNPAVENQATDRAYRIGQTKFVHVHKFVTVGTIEEKIDEMLVEKAALSADLIHSSQWLTELNDRELEDLLTFN; encoded by the coding sequence ATGACCGATTCGAACATCTTACAACTTTCATTAGAGTTAACGTTACAAGAAGGACAAGACGGCATCTTCATCGTGTCCGCAAATGTCGCAGGTGAAACGCGCAAGATCGATGCGGATATGCTGGTGTCGTATTTATTTTATTCGGATGAACCTACGATGTACGGCATGTTGGTAGAGCAACGTGATAATTGGCTCGATATATCGATCGATATGTTGTTGCGTTTGTTCTCGTCTGGTAGTCATCCGTATGTGCAATACGCAGGTGCGACTACTAACGACCAACAAATCCTGACAGCCATTCGCGAAGCAGCGACGTTATGGAATGATCCTGCGTTGTTTTCGTATGTTGAAGCGAATGAGTCTGGACTGTCGTTTGATCTCGATCAAACCCATTTATCTCAGCAGGCGGGGCGGTATATCTCGCTTGCGATGCGCGGACAGTTGGCGACGCTCGGTGTCTCGATGGCAGACTTCCCTGCTTTGTTGCCGCATTTTCAGCAGTATGGATGGCCGAATACCGAAAAGTCGAAGTTACCATTCCGCGTAGCACTTCGTTTGACGGAGCCCGAGATCGACGGGACCGATTGGTTGCTTGAGACGATTCTAATTAGTGATCGCGGTGCGCAGTGGTCGCCAGCGATCGGTAAAATAGCGGGCTCGATTGAAAATGCTTTACCTGCAAAACGCAAGCCGTACGCGGAAGAGATTGAAGAGCGTCAATCCGAAATGGTCGGGATTTTCCGTTCCGTCGAATGGTATGAGCCGCGACAGTTCATGCATGTGCCGTTAAATGATGCGCAAGTGCGGATTTTCATTCAGGAAGATTTGCCACTATGTCAGGCATTTGATTATCCGGTTATACTGCCGGCTTGGTTAAAAACCGTGACAGAGACGAAGTTGAAGATTCGGACGTCTGCGGGTATGCAGTCGTATCGTTCGTCAGCGAGTCTCGATCAAGTGTTGTCGTTTGATTGGCAGTTTTCACTCGCTGGAGAAAAGATCGATAAGAATCAGTTCCAGAAGATGGTCGATGAAAACCGCGAGTACATTCGCGCGGGCGATGAGTGGTTCCATTTGGATCCCGCATGGCTCAAACGTATTCGTGAGTTGATGGAGCAAGTCGATGATGGCGAATGGACAGTGAAGGATTTGCTGTTCAATGAAGTGCCGGAAGAGATTGCGCCGGTCTATGATGAAGAGGAAGAAGACGATCCGTTAGTTGCGTTTTCGATGCAACAGTCTTTGCGTAAAGTGATGAATATGTTGCACGACAAGAAAGGTTTACCGGCGGTTGCGGTACCTGAGACGTTGCATGCCGAGTTGCGTCCGTATCAGCAAGAAGGTTTCGAGTGGCTTCATTTCATGCGTGACAATAAATTCGGTGCTGTGCTGGCGGATGATATGGGACTTGGTAAAACTGTACAGCTCATTACGTATTTGTTGTATGTGCATAATTTACCGGAAACCGACTCCCCTTCGCTAATCATTTGTCCGACAAGTGTCATGGGGAACTGGCAAAAGGAGCTCGAGCGTTTCGCGCCTTCTTTGAACGTACATGTACACTACGGGACGAATCGTGCGCGCGAAGAGCAGTTTGCGGATATTATGAGCAAGCGTCAAACGCATATTATTTTGACGACGTATGGTACCGCCACGCAAGACGGCGAGATGCTGTCGATGTACGAGTTTGCAAATGTAACTATTGACGAAGCGCAAAATATTAAGAACTTGCAGACGAAGCAGTCACGAGCAATACGGAAGTTGCGCGGTGGGCATCATATCGCATTGACGGGTACGCCGATCGAGAATCGTTTGTCGGAGTTATGGGCCATTTTTGATTTCATTCATAAAGGGTATCTCGGCAGTTTCCGTAAATTCAGCGAAGAGTTCATCGTGCCGATTGAGCGTGATGATCTTGAAGCGGAGAAGCGGAAATTGCGTGCTCGAATTCAGCCGTTCATGATGCGCCGGACGAAGAATGATCCAGAGTTGCGCCTGAACTTGCCTGAGAAGCTCGAGCAAAATGAATATGTACCGCTAACTCCTGAGCAAGCGGCATTGTATGAAAGTTTTGTTTCGGAGACGAAATTCAAACTCGAGACTCTGACAGGATTTGAGCGCAAAGGCTTAATCTTGAAAATGCTCAGCCGTTTGAAACAATTATGTAACCACCCGGCTTTATTCTTAAAAGAACCGCCAGCCCCTGCTGCCGAATTGACGAACCGATCCAATAAAATGGCGCGAATCGTTTCGATGGCAGCGGAGATTGCGGCGAACGGTGAGCAATGCTTGATCTTCACGCAGTATATCGGCATGGGGCAAATGATCCGTCAGTGTTTGTCCGAGCTACACGGAATTGATGTGCCGTTCTTGACGGGCAGTATGCCGAAAGGACAACGTGACGCATTGGTCGAGGCGTTCCAAAACGGGGAATTCCCGATTTTCATCTTGTCATTAAAAGCTGGGGGCACCGGCTTGAATCTGACACAGGCGAATCACGTATTGCACGCAGACCGTTGGTGGAATCCGGCTGTGGAGAACCAGGCAACGGATCGTGCGTACCGTATCGGGCAGACCAAATTCGTACATGTGCATAAATTTGTAACCGTTGGGACGATCGAGGAAAAAATTGACGAGATGCTCGTCGAGAAAGCAGCGTTGTCAGCTGATTTGATTCATTCGAGTCAGTGGTTGACGGAGCTCAATGATCGAGAGCTCGAGGATTTGCTGACGTTTAATTGA
- a CDS encoding helix-turn-helix transcriptional regulator, translated as MSFGTQLREYRDEYLHISQKQMAEDLGVDGATMSRYESSERAFPIYLVPIIKKIYNIPDDVLLAMILDKPLKTVRPFSNQTLDSSATYEKGFLTQYGSLIENEPLLKEFILRANSLDYENRQLLLSGMLNFMQLFENQTDK; from the coding sequence ATGAGTTTCGGAACACAATTACGAGAATACCGCGATGAGTATTTACATATTTCACAAAAACAAATGGCCGAAGATCTTGGAGTCGATGGTGCGACGATGTCTAGATATGAATCGAGTGAACGAGCTTTCCCAATTTATTTGGTGCCGATCATTAAGAAAATCTATAACATACCGGATGATGTATTACTTGCGATGATTCTGGACAAACCGTTAAAGACGGTACGTCCTTTTTCGAATCAGACGCTCGACAGTAGCGCCACGTATGAAAAAGGGTTTCTTACACAGTACGGATCGCTAATTGAAAACGAGCCACTGTTGAAAGAATTTATTTTACGGGCTAATTCATTGGACTACGAAAACCGCCAGTTGTTGCTATCAGGCATGTTGAACTTCATGCAGTTGTTCGAAAACCAAACAGATAAATAA
- a CDS encoding transcriptional regulator, whose protein sequence is MLVIQRIKPFFTRKEEFNLRLVFAYQYFSIKRNDEVFQFIPAEGKEIVVNTKSLQIENLGEVFVFQRGSRFIRIPLYQLLLVSDLHLHLSTILEGAMGLEGHLQEEYMREADGLVEKLEQDNWERMVDYALETKNQLLFKELMEGLRMI, encoded by the coding sequence ATGCTAGTCATACAGCGAATCAAGCCATTTTTCACCAGGAAGGAAGAATTCAACTTACGCCTTGTATTCGCTTATCAATATTTCTCGATTAAGCGAAATGATGAGGTGTTCCAATTCATCCCCGCAGAAGGGAAGGAAATCGTTGTGAATACGAAAAGTTTGCAGATTGAGAACTTAGGAGAAGTATTCGTCTTTCAGCGAGGAAGCAGGTTTATACGAATCCCACTTTATCAATTGTTGCTAGTTTCCGATTTGCATTTGCATTTGTCGACTATACTCGAAGGAGCGATGGGATTGGAAGGCCATCTACAGGAAGAGTACATGCGTGAAGCGGACGGTTTAGTGGAGAAGTTGGAGCAAGATAATTGGGAACGAATGGTAGACTATGCGCTAGAAACCAAAAACCAACTCTTGTTCAAGGAGTTGATGGAAGGACTGCGAATGATTTGA